In one window of Candidatus Deferrimicrobiaceae bacterium DNA:
- the nadA gene encoding quinolinate synthase NadA — translation MEQEALKADIRRLLKDRNAVLLAHNYQRDEIQEIADITGDSLALSQEAAKSAADVIVFCGVHFMAESAFILAPQKTVLLPRIDAGCPMADMVTAEALRAWRAEHPGAVVVTYVNSSADVKAESDICCTSGNVVNVVRSIPEDRDIFMVPDRNLAQYAAEKTGRKLSWWDGYCPTHERLTPADIELARAAHPGAPVVVHPECRPEVVAMADAVLSTAGMYSWCAKSPAKEFIIGTEMGILYKLRRDNPGKAFHLASRVLVCPNMKLTTLEDVRASLVTLSPSVTVPADIREKAVLALEAMIRIPRD, via the coding sequence ATGGAACAGGAAGCGCTCAAGGCGGACATCCGCCGCCTCTTGAAGGATCGCAACGCGGTGCTGCTGGCGCACAATTACCAGCGGGACGAGATCCAGGAGATCGCCGACATCACCGGTGACTCGCTGGCGCTCTCGCAGGAGGCGGCGAAGTCTGCGGCCGACGTGATCGTCTTCTGCGGCGTCCACTTCATGGCCGAGAGCGCCTTCATCCTCGCCCCGCAAAAAACGGTGCTGCTGCCGCGCATCGACGCCGGCTGCCCGATGGCCGACATGGTCACGGCCGAAGCGCTTCGCGCCTGGCGGGCGGAACACCCCGGGGCCGTCGTGGTCACCTACGTCAACTCGTCGGCCGACGTAAAGGCCGAGTCCGACATCTGCTGCACCTCGGGCAACGTGGTCAACGTCGTCCGCTCCATCCCGGAAGACCGCGATATCTTCATGGTCCCCGACCGGAACCTCGCGCAGTACGCAGCCGAAAAGACCGGGCGGAAACTCTCGTGGTGGGACGGCTACTGCCCGACGCACGAGCGGCTGACGCCGGCCGACATCGAGTTGGCACGGGCGGCGCATCCGGGCGCGCCGGTGGTGGTCCATCCCGAGTGCCGGCCCGAGGTGGTCGCGATGGCCGACGCGGTGCTGTCCACCGCCGGGATGTATTCCTGGTGCGCGAAGTCGCCGGCGAAAGAATTCATCATCGGCACCGAGATGGGAATCCTCTACAAGCTGCGCCGCGATAACCCGGGCAAGGCGTTCCACCTGGCTTCCCGCGTGCTCGTCTGCCCCAACATGAAGCTGACCACGCTCGAGGACGTCCGCGCGTCGCTCGTTACCCTCTCCCCGTCCGTGACCGTGCCGGCCGACATCCGCGAGAAGGCCGTCCTGGCGCTCGAGGCGATGATCCGGATCCCCCGCGATTGA
- a CDS encoding (2Fe-2S)-binding protein — protein sequence MIPLTINGKRHQADVSPDVPLLWVLRDHLHLTGTKFGCGEGLCGACTVHIDGKAEFSCQVAVGDVGERKITTIEGIAEDHPVKQAWIAEEVSQCGYCQPGQIMRAAALLAEHPDPGDAEIDAGMDPNLCRCGTYPRIRKAIRRAAGKAGRGGAA from the coding sequence ATGATTCCTCTGACGATCAACGGAAAACGGCACCAGGCCGACGTCTCGCCCGATGTTCCACTCCTTTGGGTCCTCCGGGACCACCTCCACCTGACCGGGACCAAGTTCGGCTGCGGCGAGGGGTTGTGCGGCGCCTGCACGGTCCACATCGACGGCAAGGCCGAGTTCTCCTGCCAGGTCGCAGTGGGGGACGTGGGCGAACGGAAGATCACGACCATCGAGGGGATCGCCGAGGATCACCCCGTCAAGCAGGCGTGGATCGCGGAGGAGGTGTCCCAGTGCGGCTACTGCCAGCCGGGACAGATCATGCGGGCGGCCGCGCTGCTCGCGGAACACCCGGACCCGGGCGACGCCGAGATCGACGCGGGGATGGATCCGAACCTGTGCCGCTGCGGGACCTACCCGCGGATCCGGAAGGCGATCCGGCGCGCCGCAGGCAAGGCGGGGCGGGGAGGTGCGGCATGA
- the mfd gene encoding transcription-repair coupling factor encodes MFSDHPVLSFEHVAVALTDPAASPAIQLLKVPPGARAFLASALCTRLARPLLFVVPTDAEAEETCREVAAYAGADRVVSFPSAEVAPYEASPPFGPAVHDRMRTLLRLSDAEPVIVVATAATLIEKTLPPEIFQEAVLRLSPGVEVDIEALSRRLAALGYARLPAAADPGDFAVRGGIVDIYSPAHPYPARVTLDFDRVAEIRWFDPETQRTRGTGETLVVVPCSQVLLQPEYVAAALAGGGLSDTSEEALRQGIRFHGIEALLPRLYGRSSSLFEYLPPGTVTIAVDASACKAAVRAAYDEGADNFLISGQEAGLPAPDELFLPPEALSVHLKDAPLVSFDALDLAPFDRRDALRGMMEIEGNEEIRRVTVASASEGLLLPLATEGKAWWKRGARFVISSLSPSQTDRMEELLSNYALPFSTGKTLAEAMSADRGVFLCCSEVTRGFRCPELSVGVVTEAEIFGEKQRNRRARKATTAPVEEFTLRELRIDDLAVHVDHGVGVYRGMLRRAAGGVEGDYLVLEYAGGDRLFVPVGKLDRVQRYIASEESRPTLAKLGGTAWQRAKQKVRDSLLAMAQELIDLQAKREIATRPPASPPDATYREFEAAFPHEETPDQETVIREVLKDLTSARPMDRLVCGDVGYGKTEVAIRAAYKVVMDGRQVAILVPTTVLAEQHYRTFQSRLSATPVRVDILSRFRSKDEQKETVKGLADGTVDIVIGTHRLLQKDIAFKALGLVVIDEEQRFGVAHKEKMKKLRASVDILTLSATPIPRTLHMAFSGIRDISVIATPPEDRLSIRTFVLPFSEETIKGAVEREVHRGGQLYFVHNRVQSLPALARYLGEILPSVRIGVAHGQMDEVALATAMDDFASKRTDLLLCTAIIESGLDIPNANTILVNQAHRFGLSQLYQLRGRVGRDRHRAYAYFLVPKDVAMTKEAVQRLSVLEELTELGSGFKIASHDLEIRGGGNLLGKDQSGHIHQVGYELYTQLLAETVQEISGNASLAEEEPELDLRIPAFLPDDYILEAGTRLDFYRRFSKVRTVEAGDELELELLDRFGRLPDPAEALCDLSRLRVAMREGGVKELKRGEKALYLTLSARAEVDRSQLVRWVTKERGTFSFVRGEVLAMRIESDAPGVVLSSARKLLNRFAPGSNI; translated from the coding sequence ATGTTTTCCGATCATCCCGTCCTGTCGTTCGAGCACGTCGCCGTCGCGCTGACCGACCCGGCTGCGTCGCCGGCGATCCAGCTGCTGAAGGTCCCGCCCGGCGCCCGCGCCTTCCTCGCCTCCGCTCTCTGCACCCGTTTGGCGCGGCCCCTCCTGTTCGTGGTGCCCACCGACGCCGAGGCGGAAGAGACGTGCCGAGAGGTCGCGGCCTACGCCGGAGCCGACCGGGTCGTCTCCTTTCCGTCGGCCGAGGTCGCGCCCTACGAGGCGTCGCCTCCGTTCGGCCCGGCCGTGCACGACCGGATGCGGACCCTCTTGCGGCTGTCGGATGCCGAGCCGGTCATCGTGGTCGCGACCGCGGCGACGCTCATCGAGAAGACGCTCCCTCCCGAGATCTTCCAGGAGGCGGTGTTGCGCCTTTCCCCGGGGGTCGAGGTCGACATCGAGGCGCTTTCCCGACGGTTGGCCGCGCTGGGCTACGCGCGTCTGCCGGCGGCGGCCGACCCGGGCGACTTCGCGGTGCGCGGCGGGATCGTCGACATCTACAGCCCCGCCCATCCTTATCCCGCGCGCGTGACGCTCGACTTCGACCGTGTCGCCGAGATCCGCTGGTTCGATCCCGAGACGCAGCGGACGCGCGGCACGGGCGAGACGCTGGTCGTCGTCCCCTGTTCGCAGGTCCTTCTGCAGCCCGAATACGTGGCGGCTGCGCTGGCGGGGGGCGGGCTCTCCGACACTTCCGAGGAGGCGTTGCGCCAGGGCATCCGTTTCCACGGCATCGAGGCGCTGCTGCCCCGGCTCTATGGCCGCTCGTCTTCGTTGTTCGAATACCTGCCGCCCGGGACGGTGACGATCGCCGTCGATGCGTCCGCTTGCAAGGCCGCCGTGCGCGCAGCCTATGACGAGGGGGCCGACAACTTCCTGATCTCGGGGCAGGAGGCCGGGTTGCCGGCGCCCGACGAACTGTTTCTCCCGCCCGAAGCGCTCTCTGTCCACTTGAAGGACGCGCCGCTGGTCAGCTTCGACGCGCTCGACCTGGCGCCGTTCGACAGGCGCGACGCCCTGCGGGGCATGATGGAGATCGAGGGCAACGAGGAGATCCGTCGCGTGACGGTCGCCTCCGCCTCCGAGGGATTGCTGTTGCCGCTGGCGACCGAGGGCAAGGCCTGGTGGAAGCGGGGCGCCCGCTTCGTCATCTCGTCGCTTTCCCCCTCGCAGACCGACCGGATGGAGGAGCTGCTCTCCAACTACGCGCTGCCCTTCTCGACGGGCAAGACGCTGGCCGAGGCGATGTCCGCGGACCGGGGCGTCTTTTTGTGCTGCTCCGAGGTGACGCGCGGTTTCCGCTGCCCCGAGCTTTCCGTGGGCGTCGTCACCGAGGCCGAGATCTTCGGGGAGAAGCAGCGCAACCGCCGTGCGCGCAAGGCCACGACGGCGCCGGTCGAGGAGTTCACGCTGCGCGAGCTGCGCATCGACGACCTCGCGGTCCACGTCGACCACGGCGTCGGCGTCTACCGCGGCATGCTCCGGCGGGCCGCCGGGGGCGTCGAGGGCGACTATCTCGTGCTCGAGTACGCGGGCGGCGACCGTCTCTTCGTCCCCGTCGGGAAGCTCGACCGGGTCCAGCGCTACATCGCTTCCGAGGAGAGCCGCCCGACGCTCGCGAAGCTGGGCGGCACCGCCTGGCAGCGCGCCAAGCAGAAGGTGCGCGATTCCCTCCTCGCCATGGCGCAGGAGCTGATCGACCTCCAGGCCAAGCGCGAGATCGCGACGCGGCCGCCCGCCTCCCCGCCCGACGCCACCTACCGCGAGTTCGAGGCCGCCTTCCCGCACGAGGAGACGCCCGACCAGGAAACGGTCATCCGCGAGGTGCTGAAAGACCTGACCTCGGCGCGCCCGATGGACCGGCTGGTGTGCGGCGACGTCGGCTACGGCAAGACCGAGGTCGCGATCCGCGCCGCCTACAAGGTCGTCATGGACGGCCGTCAGGTCGCGATCCTGGTCCCCACGACGGTTTTGGCAGAGCAGCACTACCGCACCTTCCAGTCCCGGCTTTCCGCCACGCCGGTCCGGGTGGACATCCTGTCGCGCTTCCGGTCGAAGGACGAGCAGAAGGAGACGGTCAAGGGGCTTGCCGACGGCACGGTCGACATCGTCATCGGAACGCACCGGCTGCTCCAGAAGGACATCGCCTTCAAGGCGCTCGGGCTGGTCGTCATCGACGAGGAGCAGCGGTTCGGCGTGGCGCACAAGGAGAAGATGAAGAAGCTGCGCGCCTCGGTCGACATCCTTACGCTCTCGGCCACGCCGATCCCGCGCACGCTCCACATGGCCTTCTCGGGCATCCGCGACATCAGCGTGATCGCGACGCCGCCCGAGGACCGGCTCTCGATCCGCACCTTCGTCCTGCCGTTCTCCGAGGAGACGATCAAGGGGGCGGTCGAACGGGAGGTGCACCGCGGCGGGCAGCTCTATTTCGTCCACAACCGGGTGCAGTCGTTGCCGGCGCTGGCGCGCTACCTGGGCGAGATCCTCCCGAGCGTCCGGATCGGCGTCGCCCACGGGCAGATGGATGAGGTGGCGCTTGCCACGGCGATGGACGACTTCGCCTCGAAGCGGACCGACCTCCTGCTGTGCACCGCGATCATCGAGTCGGGGCTCGACATCCCCAACGCCAACACGATCCTCGTCAACCAGGCGCACCGGTTCGGGCTGTCGCAGCTCTACCAGCTGCGCGGCCGGGTCGGGCGCGACCGGCACCGGGCCTACGCCTACTTCCTGGTCCCCAAGGACGTCGCGATGACGAAGGAGGCCGTGCAGCGGCTTTCCGTCCTCGAAGAGCTGACCGAGCTGGGCTCCGGCTTCAAGATCGCCAGCCACGATCTCGAGATCCGGGGCGGGGGCAACCTGCTGGGGAAAGACCAGTCGGGGCATATCCACCAGGTGGGCTACGAGCTTTACACGCAGCTCCTGGCCGAGACGGTCCAGGAAATCTCCGGCAACGCTTCGCTCGCCGAGGAGGAGCCCGAGCTCGACCTCCGGATCCCGGCGTTCCTCCCCGACGACTACATCCTCGAGGCGGGCACCCGGCTCGACTTCTACCGCCGGTTTTCGAAGGTGCGCACCGTCGAGGCGGGAGACGAGCTCGAGCTCGAGCTGCTCGACCGGTTCGGGCGGCTCCCCGATCCGGCCGAGGCGCTGTGCGACCTGTCGCGCCTGCGCGTGGCCATGCGCGAGGGAGGCGTCAAGGAGCTCAAGCGCGGGGAAAAGGCGCTATATCTCACGCTGTCGGCCCGTGCCGAGGTCGACCGGTCGCAGCTCGTGCGCTGGGTGACGAAAGAGCGCGGCACCTTCTCCTTCGTCCGCGGCGAGGTGCTGGCGATGCGGATCGAGAGCGACGCGCCCGGTGTGGTGCTGTCGTCGGCCAGAAAGCTGTTGAACCGCTTTGCCCCGGGAAGTAACATATAG
- a CDS encoding nucleotidyltransferase family protein — protein MGRCKPLLPLGDVPAVVRCIRALREAGIEQVTVVVAAPDGEAVAATVAPLGVTVVRNRDPESDMAGSVRSGLVAIDPSTRAVMICLADHPLVAPKTIRTICAAYYADPGRIVIPVHAGRKGHPTLFPRPVIEELSGLSTLRDVVGRDAGRVRLLDVPDAGVILDMDTPADYERLKEMHAASLV, from the coding sequence ATGGGGCGTTGCAAGCCGCTCCTGCCGCTGGGTGACGTTCCCGCGGTTGTCCGCTGCATCCGCGCCCTGCGAGAGGCCGGGATCGAGCAGGTGACGGTCGTCGTCGCCGCGCCCGACGGCGAGGCGGTCGCCGCGACGGTCGCGCCGCTGGGCGTGACGGTGGTTCGCAACCGCGACCCCGAAAGCGACATGGCCGGATCGGTCCGGTCCGGGCTGGTCGCGATCGACCCGTCCACACGGGCGGTGATGATCTGCCTCGCCGACCACCCGCTGGTCGCGCCCAAGACGATCCGCACGATCTGCGCCGCGTACTACGCCGACCCGGGCCGGATCGTGATCCCCGTCCACGCAGGCCGGAAAGGCCACCCGACGCTGTTCCCGCGCCCGGTCATCGAGGAGCTGTCGGGTCTTTCGACCTTGCGGGACGTGGTCGGGCGGGATGCCGGCCGGGTGCGGTTGCTGGACGTTCCGGACGCGGGCGTAATCCTGGACATGGACACGCCGGCGGACTACGAACGCCTGAAGGAGATGCACGCAGCGAGCCTGGTTTGA
- a CDS encoding XdhC/CoxI family protein, with product MDDLRLYEALLQSTREGLPTALATVVETSGSAPRKAGAKMLVHADGSILGTVGGGRVEAETIDAAREILATGRPRMLSFTLTEAHGFVCGGSLLVYVEPVLCAPRLLVFGAGHVGQALAAAAGLAGFRVTVTDARPEYASRERVPQAEETIVGDPAFALSKVPVDAGTFIVVATTDHRSDFEAVRAALATPAAYVGVVGSARKREALLRTLAEEGFPASDTHRIVMPVGLPIGAETPAEIAASIVAQLIEARRENDGAGRTGDPARRGSFAADGALQAAPAAG from the coding sequence ATGGACGATCTCCGGCTTTACGAGGCGCTCCTCCAGTCGACGCGCGAGGGATTGCCCACCGCGCTGGCGACGGTCGTCGAGACCTCCGGCTCTGCGCCGAGGAAGGCGGGGGCGAAGATGCTCGTCCATGCCGATGGCTCGATCCTGGGGACGGTCGGCGGCGGGCGGGTCGAGGCGGAAACGATCGACGCGGCGCGCGAGATCCTCGCGACGGGCCGCCCCCGCATGCTGAGCTTCACCCTGACCGAGGCGCACGGCTTCGTCTGCGGCGGAAGTCTCCTCGTCTATGTCGAGCCGGTTTTGTGCGCCCCCCGGCTGCTCGTCTTCGGCGCCGGACACGTGGGGCAGGCGCTGGCCGCCGCGGCCGGTCTGGCGGGCTTCCGGGTGACGGTGACCGATGCGCGTCCCGAATACGCTTCCCGCGAACGGGTTCCCCAGGCGGAGGAAACGATCGTGGGCGATCCCGCGTTCGCGCTCTCGAAAGTTCCGGTGGACGCGGGGACGTTCATCGTCGTCGCGACGACGGATCACCGGAGTGATTTCGAGGCGGTCCGGGCCGCGCTGGCCACGCCGGCCGCGTACGTGGGCGTCGTCGGCAGCGCCCGGAAGCGGGAAGCACTGTTGCGCACGCTCGCCGAGGAGGGATTCCCCGCGTCGGACACGCACCGGATCGTCATGCCGGTCGGATTGCCGATCGGCGCGGAGACGCCGGCGGAGATCGCGGCGAGCATCGTGGCGCAGCTCATCGAGGCCAGGAGGGAAAATGATGGTGCCGGGCGTACAGGCGATCCTGCTCGCCGCGGGAGCTTCGCGGCGGATGGGGCGTTGCAAGCCGCTCCTGCCGCTGGGTGA
- a CDS encoding peptidyl-prolyl cis-trans isomerase, translated as MRKLMVVVLVAVPFLWSCSPAPKGKGEGKTLAVVNGAKITEASLEKEAQNLPPYLRPILDTPGGKIQLLDGMITRDLLMREAVRRGIDRRPDVQEKLAQARRSIVLESLLREVTEKAAVNDEVLRKFYNDNVAAFQVGERVRVKHILFKDKGKADAVAAKAKAGEPFDALMKAATAEGGTSADLGFIEKGSFVKEFEAAAFAAAPGTVVGPVKTTYGFHIIRVEDKRPAGTRSFDEVKGQLAGEMRERVQREAFDQLVQRLKKEGNVRLMIKESDIAPLPGMGSEAPAGMKQGAGPSQGAMPPAHGTPGR; from the coding sequence ATGCGCAAGCTGATGGTCGTGGTCCTGGTCGCCGTTCCGTTCCTTTGGAGCTGCAGCCCCGCTCCCAAGGGAAAAGGCGAAGGCAAGACGCTCGCGGTGGTCAACGGGGCGAAGATCACCGAGGCCTCGCTCGAGAAGGAGGCGCAGAACCTGCCGCCTTACCTGCGCCCGATCCTCGACACGCCCGGCGGCAAGATTCAGCTGCTCGACGGCATGATCACCCGCGACCTGCTGATGCGCGAGGCCGTCCGCCGCGGCATCGACCGTCGCCCCGACGTCCAGGAGAAGCTGGCGCAGGCGCGCCGTTCGATCGTGCTCGAATCGCTCCTGCGCGAGGTGACCGAGAAGGCCGCGGTCAACGACGAGGTGCTGCGCAAGTTCTATAACGACAACGTCGCCGCCTTCCAGGTCGGCGAACGGGTCCGGGTCAAGCACATCCTGTTCAAGGACAAGGGCAAGGCCGACGCCGTGGCCGCCAAGGCCAAGGCGGGTGAGCCGTTCGACGCGCTGATGAAGGCGGCAACCGCCGAGGGCGGGACTTCGGCCGACCTCGGCTTCATCGAGAAGGGCAGCTTCGTGAAGGAGTTCGAGGCCGCCGCATTCGCCGCGGCCCCCGGCACGGTCGTCGGGCCGGTCAAGACCACCTACGGCTTCCACATCATCCGGGTCGAGGACAAACGCCCGGCCGGCACCCGCAGCTTCGACGAGGTCAAGGGCCAGCTTGCGGGCGAGATGCGCGAGCGGGTCCAGCGCGAAGCGTTCGACCAGCTGGTCCAGCGGCTCAAGAAAGAGGGCAACGTTCGCCTGATGATCAAGGAGAGCGACATCGCCCCCCTTCCCGGCATGGGGTCCGAGGCGCCGGCCGGTATGAAGCAGGGCGCCGGTCCTTCCCAGGGCGCCATGCCTCCGGCGCACGGCACTCCGGGCCGTTAA
- a CDS encoding SurA N-terminal domain-containing protein, translating into MRQYRKTIAALAGAILVAGLAGYASARTIDGVVATVDEEPITLSEVREAVAEGMNVPQGDADAWLREERDSARIVKWIAPLVDSLVVRKALAGAGAAVDNAAVDGAVASVRKSNNMTEDEFSQALVREGITMAAYRRRIRWQMERGNIVRVRKMKEVTVADDEVKAYFSEQSERFREGAEVRFETLLIPMPTEGADTGEKTIRLRLAAQQAIESLRGGRSMTETAALVGTATPGVRLIASDLMKTDDLAADLARELHKLRTGETSAPFFNEEGARIVRLLERKGGKLPEFSTLKEALTEELTDRRSEKAFTELMDELRKAASIEIRL; encoded by the coding sequence ATGAGACAGTACCGGAAAACGATCGCTGCATTGGCCGGGGCCATCCTCGTCGCGGGGCTTGCCGGGTATGCGTCGGCAAGGACCATCGACGGCGTCGTGGCGACCGTCGACGAGGAGCCGATCACGCTGTCCGAGGTGCGCGAGGCGGTGGCCGAAGGGATGAACGTGCCGCAGGGCGATGCCGACGCATGGCTCCGCGAGGAGCGCGACAGCGCACGCATCGTGAAGTGGATCGCGCCGCTGGTCGATTCCCTGGTCGTTCGGAAGGCGCTCGCGGGCGCGGGGGCGGCCGTCGACAACGCCGCCGTCGACGGGGCAGTGGCGTCGGTGCGCAAGAGCAACAACATGACCGAGGACGAGTTTTCCCAGGCGCTCGTCCGCGAGGGGATCACGATGGCCGCCTATCGTCGCCGGATCCGCTGGCAGATGGAGCGCGGCAACATCGTCCGGGTCCGGAAGATGAAAGAGGTGACGGTGGCCGATGACGAGGTCAAGGCGTACTTCTCGGAGCAGTCCGAGCGGTTCCGGGAGGGGGCCGAGGTCCGCTTCGAGACGCTCCTGATCCCGATGCCGACAGAGGGCGCCGACACGGGGGAAAAGACGATCCGGCTTCGCCTTGCCGCGCAACAGGCGATCGAGTCGCTGCGCGGAGGCCGATCGATGACCGAGACGGCCGCGCTGGTCGGCACTGCGACCCCCGGTGTCCGGCTGATCGCCTCCGACCTCATGAAGACCGATGATTTGGCGGCCGATCTTGCGCGCGAGCTGCACAAGCTGCGCACCGGAGAGACTTCGGCTCCCTTCTTCAACGAGGAGGGCGCACGGATCGTCCGCCTGCTCGAGCGGAAGGGAGGGAAGCTTCCCGAATTTTCGACGCTAAAGGAAGCGCTGACCGAGGAGCTGACCGACCGCCGGAGCGAGAAAGCGTTCACCGAGCTCATGGACGAACTCCGGAAAGCCGCATCGATCGAGATCCGGCTATGA
- a CDS encoding xanthine dehydrogenase family protein molybdopterin-binding subunit — protein MTGIVSLSRRDLLKTGLALGGGLVLGFRLPFPGASEGAKALPALFAPNAFLRIGADDVVTIVVNKSEMGQGVYTSLPMLVAEELMCDWKSVHVEPAPVDPAYNHAKYGTQVTGGSTSVRTEWERLSMAGATAREMLVSTAAETWKTDRSHCRAVNGRVLHDDGRSLAYGALAEAAAEVPVPKEVRLKARGERTLLGKRIARLDSPDKVSGKAQFGLDVSAAGMLTAVVARPPVFGGKVVRVDATRAKAFPGVKEVFRIPSGVAVVAVDFFSANKGREALDVTWDEGAGATLSTGGMREEYRRLAEKPGVVARKEGDPAQAFPRAAKRIVSEYEVPYLAHAPMEPLNCFVDLRKDSCEIRTGSQAQTWDRDAAARISGLSKEQVKLHTTLLGGGFGRRANPASDFVSEAVHVAKGANAPVKVVWTREDDMRGGFYRPMWRDRIAAGLDAAGKPVSWTHTIVGQSILGGTPFMPDPGKDWIDETSVEGAKELPYEVPNLQVDLHSTRNGVPVLWWRSVGHSHNAFVVESFLDEVAGAAGKDPLAFRLSLLPPGSRHRGVLELAAQKAGWGKPMAKGGGRGIAVHESFGSFIAHVAEVSVDADGELRVLRVVTAIDCGEVVNPGIIEAQMESGVAFGLSAALYGAITLKKGRVEQGSFDDYPVLRMHEAPRVEVHIVPSTEAPGGVGEPGVPPVAPAVANALFAAIGIRLRTLPLTGDAIRAARRQA, from the coding sequence ATGACCGGCATCGTCTCCCTCTCCCGGCGTGATCTGCTGAAGACCGGCCTTGCCCTCGGGGGCGGTCTCGTGCTCGGATTCCGGCTTCCCTTTCCGGGGGCTTCCGAAGGAGCAAAGGCACTCCCGGCACTGTTTGCCCCTAACGCCTTCCTTCGCATCGGCGCGGACGATGTCGTGACGATCGTGGTCAACAAGTCCGAAATGGGGCAAGGCGTCTACACCAGCCTCCCCATGCTCGTGGCCGAGGAGCTCATGTGCGACTGGAAGTCGGTGCACGTCGAGCCCGCCCCGGTCGATCCCGCCTATAACCACGCCAAGTACGGCACGCAGGTGACCGGCGGCAGCACCAGCGTCCGGACCGAGTGGGAACGGCTCTCGATGGCCGGCGCCACGGCGCGGGAAATGCTCGTCAGCACCGCTGCGGAAACGTGGAAAACGGACCGTTCGCACTGCCGGGCCGTGAACGGCCGGGTCCTTCACGACGACGGCCGGTCGCTCGCCTACGGCGCGCTGGCCGAGGCGGCGGCGGAAGTGCCTGTCCCGAAGGAGGTCCGGCTCAAGGCGCGTGGCGAGCGGACGTTGCTCGGAAAAAGGATCGCCCGGCTGGATTCTCCGGACAAGGTGTCGGGGAAGGCGCAGTTCGGTCTCGACGTTTCCGCTGCCGGGATGCTGACCGCCGTCGTCGCCCGCCCGCCGGTCTTCGGCGGCAAGGTCGTTCGGGTCGACGCGACACGGGCGAAAGCCTTCCCCGGCGTAAAGGAGGTTTTTCGGATCCCGTCGGGCGTCGCGGTCGTCGCGGTCGATTTCTTCTCGGCGAACAAGGGGCGGGAGGCGCTCGACGTGACGTGGGACGAGGGGGCGGGGGCGACGCTGTCGACCGGCGGGATGCGGGAGGAATACCGGAGGCTGGCGGAGAAGCCCGGCGTCGTCGCCCGGAAGGAGGGCGACCCGGCGCAGGCGTTCCCTCGCGCAGCGAAACGGATCGTCTCGGAATACGAGGTGCCGTACCTGGCGCATGCCCCCATGGAGCCACTCAACTGCTTCGTCGATCTCCGGAAAGACAGTTGCGAGATCCGGACCGGGTCGCAGGCGCAGACGTGGGATCGCGACGCCGCGGCGCGCATCTCGGGCCTCTCCAAAGAACAGGTCAAGCTCCACACAACGCTCCTGGGTGGCGGCTTCGGCCGTCGGGCCAATCCCGCCTCCGATTTCGTCTCCGAGGCGGTACACGTCGCGAAAGGCGCAAATGCGCCTGTAAAGGTGGTGTGGACGCGGGAGGATGATATGCGGGGCGGATTCTATCGACCCATGTGGCGCGACCGGATCGCCGCGGGGCTCGACGCTGCGGGGAAGCCGGTCTCCTGGACGCATACGATCGTCGGGCAGTCGATCCTGGGCGGGACCCCGTTCATGCCGGACCCGGGCAAGGACTGGATCGACGAGACCTCCGTCGAAGGGGCGAAGGAACTCCCCTACGAGGTGCCGAACCTCCAGGTCGACCTGCATTCGACCCGGAACGGGGTTCCTGTGCTCTGGTGGCGCTCCGTGGGGCACTCCCACAATGCCTTCGTCGTCGAAAGCTTTCTCGACGAGGTGGCCGGGGCCGCCGGGAAAGATCCGCTCGCGTTCCGCCTGTCGCTGCTCCCGCCCGGCTCCCGCCATCGGGGCGTGCTCGAGCTTGCGGCCCAAAAAGCCGGGTGGGGCAAGCCGATGGCCAAGGGGGGGGGGCGCGGGATCGCCGTCCACGAATCGTTCGGAAGTTTCATCGCGCACGTCGCCGAGGTCTCGGTGGACGCCGACGGCGAGCTGCGCGTCCTCCGGGTCGTGACCGCGATCGATTGCGGCGAGGTGGTCAATCCCGGCATCATCGAGGCGCAGATGGAATCCGGGGTGGCCTTCGGCCTGTCAGCCGCGCTCTACGGGGCCATCACGCTCAAGAAAGGCCGGGTGGAGCAGGGCAGCTTCGACGACTACCCGGTCCTCCGGATGCACGAGGCGCCCCGGGTCGAGGTGCACATCGTTCCGAGCACGGAAGCGCCCGGAGGCGTGGGTGAGCCGGGGGTTCCGCCCGTGGCTCCGGCGGTCGCCAATGCGCTGTTCGCGGCCATAGGCATCCGCCTGCGGACGCTCCCGCTGACGGGCGACGCGATCCGCGCCGCCCGGCGTCAGGCGTAG